The Quadrisphaera setariae nucleotide sequence ACCTCGCCGACGCTGCGCGCGTCGTCGTCGCCGTGGGCGAGGTCGCGCTCGTCCAGCAGGTCGTCGCCGAGGAGGTCGTCGGTGGCGGCGGCTCCGTCGACGGCGAGGACCACCCCGGCGAGGCGGAGGCGCTGGCGCACGGAGCGTCCAGCGGCGGCGCCGCCGAGCTCGCCCAGCAGGCCGCGGACCACGGACACCGGCTCGCTGGCCAGCGGGAGCGCCAGCAGCGCCGCGCTCCAGCGGCCCTCCTCCGCCAGCCGGACGAGGGTGGGCAGCAGGTCCTCGCGGACCGCGCAGCCCATGCAGGTGTGCTCGAGGGGGACGACCACGTCCTCCAGCACGCCCGTGCCGTCGCTGACCACGCGGCGCAGCAGGCCCTGGCCGGCGCTGGAGAGGTCGTGGCGGACGACGACGGCGTCGGGCGCGTCCAGCTGGACGCTGAGGACCGCGGCGTCGCGGGAGGCGGCGTCGACGGCGGTGACGGCGGTGACGGGCAGGCGGGTCGCAGCGCTCACGGGGTGCTCCGGGTGTCGAAGTGAGAACAGTTCTCGCCTAGAGTGGCACATCGCGAGAACGGTTCTCGTCTCGCGTCGGCACTGCCGGTCACCCCCGAACCCCGGAGGTCCTCGTGAAGGTCCGCTCCTCACTGCGCTCGCTCGCGCGCCAGCCCGGCTCCAAGGTGGTCCGCCGCCGCGGCCACCTCTACGTCATCAACAAGGCCAACCCGCGCTTCAAGGCGCGCCAGGGCTGAGAGAGGTCGACCAGCCGTGACCCGTCCCTGCCAGGTGACCGGGCGCCGCGGGCGCTCCGGCCACGCCATCTCCCACTCCCACCGGCGCACCAAGCGCCGCTTCGAGCCCAACACGCAGTCCAAGCGCTACTGGGTGCCCTCCCTCGGCAAGCACGTCCGCCTGGACCTCACCCCGGCCGGCATGCGCGTCATCGACAGGCGCGGCATCGACGCCGTCGTCGCCGAGCTCGCCGCCCGCGGGGAGGTGGGCTGACCGTGGCCAAGGCCCAGGACGTCCGCCCGGTCATCAAGCTCCGCTCCACCGCGGGCACCGGCTACACGTACGTCACCCGCAAGAACCGCCGCAACGACCCCGAGCGCATGGTCCTGCGCAAGTTCGACCCCGTTGTGCGCCGCCACGTCGACTTCCGCGAGGAGCGCTGAGATGGCCAAGAAGAGCAAGATCGCCAAGGACGCCCAGCGCCGCGAGGTGGTCGCCCGCTGGGCCGAGCGCCGCGCCGAGCTCAAGCGCCTGGCCACCGCGGCCACCGCCAGCGAGGAGCAGCGCGCAGACGCGCGCGCCGCCCTCCAGCGCCTCCCGCGCGACGCCAGCCCCACCCGGCTGCGCAACCGCGACGCCGTCGACGGCCGCCCCCGCGCGTACTACCGGACGTTCGGCCTGTCCCGCGTCCGGCTGCGCGAGCAGGCCCTCGCGGGCGAGCTGCCCGGCGTGACCAAGTCCAGCTGGTGACCCCCCCCGAGCCCGAGGAGTCTGAGGAGACGTCTGTGAAGAGCGACCTGCACCCCGAGTACGGCCCCGTCGTGTTCCGCGACAGCACGGCGGGCACCGCCTTCCTCTCCCGGTCCACCGCCGTGTCGAGGGCGAGGAGCACCGTCGAGTGGGAGGACGGGAACACCTACCCCGTCATCGACGTGGACGTCTCCTCCGCCAGCCACCCCTTCTGGACCGGGCGCGCCCGCGTGCTCGACTCCGAGGGGCGCGTGGAGAAGTTCCGCCGCCGCTACGGGCAGCGGCCCTCGGGCCGCTCGTGACCGGGCCCTCGTCGTCGTCGTCCTCGTCGGGTCCTCCCGCGGGGCCGCTGGTGGCGGTGTGCACCGGCCACCGGTGCGCCGCGCTGCGGCGCCTGGACGGCGAGGACGACGCCCTCGGCGCCTCGCTGCGGGAGGCCGTCCGCGCCTCCCGCGGCGGGGTGCTCGTCTCCAGCCCGTGCGCGGGGGCGTGCGCCCGGGGTCCCGTGGCCGCCGTGGGGCAGCGCGAGGAGGGGCAGGAGCAGCCGGCCGCCGTCGTGTGGCTCGGAGACCTGGACCGCGCCCGCCGCGAGGCGCTCGCCGCCTGGGTGGGGGAGCTGAGCGGTGCGACGGCCCCGCCGGCGCAGGCGGCGCTCCCGGAGGCCCTGCGGGCCGCGGTGCTGGGGGTCCGCAGAGCCCGCCCGGGCCACCGGCGGACGTCGCCCGCGCGGGCGCGTCCTGCGCCACCCGGGTGAGCCCGGTCGGGTGGCGCTCACTGCGAGGGGCGCACCCGCCGAGGTCCAGGTGTGGGTCGAGCAGAGCGCGTCCGGGGGAGGCCCGTGTGGGTCCACCTCGCCGCGCTCGTGCTCGCACCGCTGCTGGCCGCCCTGGGGGCCGGTGCCGCGGCCGCGCTGCCGCGGGCCGAGGAGGTGCGCCACCTGCGGGCCGCGGAGGCGCTGCTGCACGACACCGCCCTCTACGACGACCTGCGCCGGGCCGTCGACCAGGAGCTGCTGCCCACGGTGGTGCTGAGCGTGCTCCGCGACGACGCGCGCTCGCAGGACGCGCTCCTCACCGGTGGCCTGCGCACCGAGCTCCTCGAGGACGACGAGCGGCGGCTGCGGGATGCGCGGGCGCGCACCGACGGGGCCCTGGCCCGCGTCGCCGCGACATCCACCTCCCTGCCCACTGCCCGCCAGGTCGCGGACCTCAGGGCCGCCGCCGACGCCGGCCGCCTGGCCCCGGGCCTGCTGACCCAGAGCTTCCTGGCCACCTCGGACGAGCTCGTCGTGGCCGAGCGCACCGCCGCGGTGCGAGCGGGCGCCGCCTCCACCAGCTCGGCCACGGCGATGGCGGTCTCCGACGTGAGCCAGCTCGGGGAGCTCACCAGCCTCGCCAGCCGGCAGCTGCCGCTGCTGTTCGCCACCCTCGTGAGCACCGGGAAGGAGCGGCAGGACCTGCGCGTGGCCTGGCGGGCGGCTGCCGGAGCCTTCGACAGGGCCAGCGACACCGCCGCGAGCCTGTCCGACCCGCACCTGCGCGAGGGCGTCCACGCCGTCAGCACCTACGGCGCCACGGCCCAGCTGGCGACCCGCCTGTCCTCCCCGAACGCCCTGGACGGCACCGGTGTGGGGGCGCTCGTGCCGGGCCAGGTGCTCGACCTCGTGCCGCCCAGCGCAGCCCGCGACGCCGCTCTCGCCCAGCTCCTCCAGGACGCCGTGGCCACGGCGACGACGTCCGCCACCGCCGAGCGGGTCAGCGCCCAGGAGGAGCTGCGCCTCACGACGGCGCTCGTGGTGGGCGCGGTGCTCCTGGCGGTCGGTGCGACCGCCGCGGCGGGGCGCGCGCTGGCCCGCTCGCTCGGCCGCCTGCAGCTGGTCGCCGACCAGGCCCGTGACGGGCACCCGGTGGTCGTGCCGGACCGCGGGCCCCGCGAGGTGCGCCGCGCCGCGGCGGCGCTCGCCCACGCCGCCACCGGTCTGCACCGGGTGCGCGTGCAGCTCGAGGCGGTCACCCGCGGGGACCTGGCCGCTGCCAGCGCCCAGCACGCGTCCGCCGGAGGCCTGGAGGAGGCGGTGCACCGGTCGCTGCAGGAGGTGGTCCGCACCGTGGAGGCCAACGAGGCGCTGCGCGCCGAGCTGGCGGTGCGCGCGTCCACCGACGCCCTCACGGGACTGCCCAACCGCGTGGCGGCCGTGGCGGCTCTGGCGGCGCTGTGCGAGGGCCCCTCAGAGCCCGGCGCCCCGGGGGCGCTGGTCTTCCTCGACCTCGACGGCTTCAAGGCGGTCAACGACTCCCTCGGCCACGCCGCGGGCGACGAGGTGCTGCGAGCCACCGCGCGGCGCCTGCTCGCGACGGTGCGGGCCGGTGACGTCGTGGGTCGCCTCGGGGGTGACGAGTTCGTGGTGGTCGCGTCCGGCGCGGACGCGGCCGCGGCCACCGAGCTGGCGCAGCGCCTCGTCGAGGCGGTGGCGCCGCCCGTCCCGGTCGGCGGTGGGCGCACCGCCCGGATCGGGGCGAGCGCCGGCGTGGCCCTGGCCTCCGCCGGCCCCTGCGACGCCGAGCAGCTGCTCGGCGAGGCCGACGCCGCCGTCTACCGCGCCAAGGCGGCGGGCAGGGGCTGCGTGCAGGTCGCCGGCAGCACCGGCCCGGCCGCGACGACCACCCGCCCGGCCGCGACCAGCGCGGCGTCAGCCGCGACGAGCACCGGCCCTGCCCGCGGTGCCGGCTGAGCGGCGTCCCCGCCGTCCCGGCTGAGCGCCCCCGACCGACGCGCTGGCCACCGCGGCGGCGGCCACGGCCGTGGTGATGGGCACCGACAGGGCCACGCACGCGCCGCCGATGGCGGTGCGCACCAGCTCCTCCGCGAGCGCGCTGGAGCCGACGGCGTCCACCCAGCGCGGGTCGGTCACCGCGAGGATCACGAGCACCGGGAGCGCCGCACCGGCGTAGGCGAAGGCCACCGTGTAGACGGTGGAGGCCAGGTGGTCGCGCCCCACGCGCATGCCGGAGCGCACCAGCGTGGTGAACGACGCGCCGGGAGCGTGCTCGCGGACCTCCCACACCGCGCTGGCCTGCGTGATGGTGACGTCGTTGAGCACCCCCACGCCCGCCAGCACGATCCCGGCGACCACCAGCCCCCGCAGCGTGCTCATCGAGGTGAGCTGCCCGAGGTAGGCCGAGTCCTCGTCGGACAGGCCCTGCAGGTGGGTGGCGCCCACCGCCACGTGCGCCGCGACGCCGACCAGCAGCAGCCCGCTCACGGTGCCCAGGTGCGCCGCCGCCGTCCGCAGGCTGAACCCGTGGGTGAGGTAGAGCACCACC carries:
- the ykgO gene encoding type B 50S ribosomal protein L36 — translated: MKVRSSLRSLARQPGSKVVRRRGHLYVINKANPRFKARQG
- the rpmB gene encoding 50S ribosomal protein L28, with the protein product MTRPCQVTGRRGRSGHAISHSHRRTKRRFEPNTQSKRYWVPSLGKHVRLDLTPAGMRVIDRRGIDAVVAELAARGEVG
- the rpmG gene encoding 50S ribosomal protein L33, encoding MAKAQDVRPVIKLRSTAGTGYTYVTRKNRRNDPERMVLRKFDPVVRRHVDFREER
- the rpsN gene encoding 30S ribosomal protein S14, with the protein product MAKKSKIAKDAQRREVVARWAERRAELKRLATAATASEEQRADARAALQRLPRDASPTRLRNRDAVDGRPRAYYRTFGLSRVRLREQALAGELPGVTKSSW
- a CDS encoding type B 50S ribosomal protein L31; protein product: MKSDLHPEYGPVVFRDSTAGTAFLSRSTAVSRARSTVEWEDGNTYPVIDVDVSSASHPFWTGRARVLDSEGRVEKFRRRYGQRPSGRS
- a CDS encoding GGDEF domain-containing protein; this encodes MWVHLAALVLAPLLAALGAGAAAALPRAEEVRHLRAAEALLHDTALYDDLRRAVDQELLPTVVLSVLRDDARSQDALLTGGLRTELLEDDERRLRDARARTDGALARVAATSTSLPTARQVADLRAAADAGRLAPGLLTQSFLATSDELVVAERTAAVRAGAASTSSATAMAVSDVSQLGELTSLASRQLPLLFATLVSTGKERQDLRVAWRAAAGAFDRASDTAASLSDPHLREGVHAVSTYGATAQLATRLSSPNALDGTGVGALVPGQVLDLVPPSAARDAALAQLLQDAVATATTSATAERVSAQEELRLTTALVVGAVLLAVGATAAAGRALARSLGRLQLVADQARDGHPVVVPDRGPREVRRAAAALAHAATGLHRVRVQLEAVTRGDLAAASAQHASAGGLEEAVHRSLQEVVRTVEANEALRAELAVRASTDALTGLPNRVAAVAALAALCEGPSEPGAPGALVFLDLDGFKAVNDSLGHAAGDEVLRATARRLLATVRAGDVVGRLGGDEFVVVASGADAAAATELAQRLVEAVAPPVPVGGGRTARIGASAGVALASAGPCDAEQLLGEADAAVYRAKAAGRGCVQVAGSTGPAATTTRPAATSAASAATSTGPARGAG